In the Bacteroidota bacterium genome, one interval contains:
- a CDS encoding outer membrane lipoprotein carrier protein LolA: MQRMRLTSLFFLLLVCGIVSAQQSPQAALIEAEAKFKSFSSYSATMGFDMGGHRGVGKVYYEGNKYHWDYVEDLTICNGTTTMNYNRAFASISYPEAVVGPDLSADGVYGLHKFAYQFSWTDSNSVMRRMKLTPPEGSEFPPVQIGIGRKSGLIEEYIVDIRAGLRMEMMVLDFKVNPVLDPKFFVIDWEFVKKVEDGLVPPMEHEDEHSTPSDGHEGHDHEGHDHH, translated from the coding sequence ATGCAACGTATGCGTCTCACTTCCCTCTTTTTCCTGCTGCTCGTATGCGGCATCGTTTCTGCGCAGCAGTCACCACAAGCGGCTTTGATCGAAGCCGAAGCCAAATTCAAGTCCTTTTCGAGTTATTCGGCCACGATGGGCTTTGACATGGGTGGGCACCGCGGGGTCGGAAAAGTGTATTACGAGGGGAATAAATACCACTGGGACTATGTCGAGGACTTGACGATTTGCAACGGGACCACAACGATGAATTACAACCGCGCATTCGCGAGCATCAGCTATCCTGAGGCAGTCGTAGGTCCTGATCTTTCAGCGGATGGCGTTTATGGACTTCACAAATTCGCCTATCAATTTAGCTGGACTGACAGCAATTCAGTCATGCGCAGGATGAAACTCACGCCTCCCGAAGGCTCGGAATTTCCACCCGTTCAAATCGGAATTGGTCGCAAATCGGGATTGATCGAGGAATACATCGTCGATATTCGGGCTGGCCTTCGAATGGAAATGATGGTCCTCGATTTCAAGGTAAATCCCGTCTTGGACCCCAAGTTTTTTGTGATCGATTGGGAGTTTGTCAAGAAGGTCGAAGACGGACTGGTGCCGCCGATGGAGCACGAAGATGAGCATTCAACCCCCTCCGATGGGCACGAAGGCCACGACCATGAGGGTCACGACCACCATTAA
- a CDS encoding SRPBCC family protein, whose translation MAFHQFKTEIFIQAPAEHVWHVMLDVERWPEWTASISKVILLDQGPIAVGKRAKVIQPKLQPAVWKFTKIQPNTGFEWITGNFMLRMAAQHWIQPVSGGVQVTLSVDVSGWLGGYVAKKYGKLTQDYIQMEANGLKTKSESR comes from the coding sequence ATGGCATTCCATCAGTTTAAGACAGAAATTTTCATCCAAGCTCCGGCCGAGCATGTTTGGCATGTGATGCTGGATGTCGAACGGTGGCCGGAATGGACGGCCTCGATTTCAAAAGTCATTCTCTTGGACCAAGGTCCGATTGCCGTAGGTAAAAGGGCGAAAGTCATTCAGCCAAAACTGCAACCTGCAGTATGGAAATTCACCAAAATCCAGCCGAATACCGGTTTTGAATGGATCACGGGCAATTTTATGCTGCGAATGGCGGCACAACATTGGATTCAGCCGGTTTCCGGGGGTGTCCAAGTGACTTTGTCGGTGGACGTCTCCGGTTGGCTTGGCGGTTATGTAGCCAAAAAATATGGAAAACTGACCCAAGATTACATCCAAATGGAAGCAAACGGGCTGAAAACCAAATCCGAAAGCCGCTGA
- a CDS encoding DUF2878 domain-containing protein, producing MARSKYLTWAFFWMVIIQYGLFKVSWLLAAWGAVAGPPLSYWGAFPFFVFLILHVAYTKKVWELWYALAVAALGTVIDTVYNATGLIDYNGTYPYLNFLAPIWITAIWAGLAVTLDHSLKVLIGKPVWTFVVGAVFGPLAYWTGEEMGAIRFAFDDWTTMGILAVPWGLALMADYWILEKMRPREVVGEQPAGI from the coding sequence ATGGCACGGAGCAAATACCTGACTTGGGCATTCTTTTGGATGGTGATCATTCAGTATGGATTATTCAAGGTGAGTTGGCTGCTTGCGGCGTGGGGCGCAGTCGCGGGTCCGCCGCTGAGCTATTGGGGGGCCTTTCCGTTCTTCGTTTTTCTCATTCTGCACGTTGCCTATACCAAGAAGGTCTGGGAACTCTGGTATGCCTTGGCTGTGGCAGCGTTGGGAACGGTGATTGATACGGTTTACAACGCCACGGGCCTGATCGACTACAACGGAACATATCCTTACCTCAATTTTTTGGCGCCGATTTGGATCACGGCGATCTGGGCCGGGTTGGCAGTGACGCTGGACCATTCGCTGAAGGTGCTGATCGGCAAGCCGGTCTGGACATTTGTGGTCGGGGCGGTCTTTGGGCCGCTGGCCTATTGGACAGGCGAGGAAATGGGCGCGATCCGGTTCGCATTTGATGACTGGACTACCATGGGTATTCTGGCCGTTCCCTGGGGACTCGCCCTGATGGCGGACTATTGGATTCTGGAAAAGATGCGCCCGCGCGAAGTGGTTGGGGAGCAGCCTGCCGGGATCTGA